Within Alcaligenes sp. SDU_A2, the genomic segment GACGCGCGCGATGCTCGATCAGCCCAGCCTGGATCAGGCCGTGGCGGTATTGCGCGATCATCCCCGTTCCGGTGCCTTCCATCTTAGTCTGGCACAGCGCGGCGATGCCCGTTTACTGAGCGTGGAGTTCAGTTCGCAGGCAGTATCCGTGCTGGATGTGACCCGCAACAGCCTGCACGCCAATCATGCCATCCATCCGGCCATGCAAGGTTTCGAGCAACAGATCACCCGTTCGTCCCAGTTGCGCCAGGAGCGGGGCGACCAATTGCTCGAACAGGCGGCGGCCAGTGTTAATCCATTGGCGGTGTTGGCCGACCAGCACCATGTGGACTACCCAATCTGGCGCTGCGCGCCCGACGACAGCGACGCGGAAAATACCTTGGCCACCGTTGACATACAGCTGGGCAGCCAGTCCCTGAAGTGGCAGGTCTACGAAAATCCCACCCAGGAACCACGCTTCAGATTTGCCGACATTACCCGGCTGGATCAGGACTAGACCGGGGGCTGCTGCTATCAGGCCTGCTGGTCCCGCTTGGGCTGCCAGAGAACGTCGGGGCGACCGGCATGGCGGTTCAGGCTGCGTGCCAGCACGAACATCAGGTCGGACAGCCGGTTCAGGTACAGGCGCGGCCCGTCCTGCGGCAGGGCGTCCACAGGAACGGCTACCACGCTGCGTTCGGCTCGGCGCGCCACGCAACGCACCACGTGGGCGCAAGCGGCGGCGGGACTGCCGCCGGGCAGGATAAATTCCTGCAGCTTGCCCAATGCTTCGTTGTAGTGGAGCAGGGCCTGTTCCAGGCGTTCCACGTGGGTGTTGGCGATGACTTGGTGGCCCGGAATGCATAACTCTGCACCCATGTCGAACAGGTCGTGCTGAATGTCCGACAGCAGCGTATCCATGTCGGGCGGCAGATCCAGCGTGCGCAGCACGCCGATCTGGCTGTTCAGTTCGTCTACATCGCCCAGCGCATGGATCAAAGGCGCGTCTTTGGGCAGGCGGCTGCCGTCGCCCAGGCCCGTGGTGCCATCGTCGCCCGTGCGTGTGCTGATAATGGAAAGTCGTATGGACATCGTTAAGGGCCTAGGAGTCGGTGGACACGGGGTGACCTTGAGCCAGGTGGAGCAGGGCCGGGCCGGTTACGCGTGCCACGCGCCAGTCGTGCAGGATCTGCGCGCCCTGATGCTCGTAAAAGTCGATGGCGTTCTTGTTCCAGTCCAGCACGACCCATTCAAAGCGACCGCAGCCTTGGCTGACCGCCAGTTTGGCCAGGTGGCGTAGCACGGCGGCTCCCAGTCCTTTTTTGCGGTGCGCCGGGTCGATATACAAGTCTTCCAGGTAGATCCCACGACGATCCAGAAAGCTGGAATAGTTGTAGAACCACATAATGTAGGAAATCGGCGTATCCGGCTCATCTTGCGGGGTGATGACCAGACAGTAAGCGCTGGGTTCATCAGTGAAAAAGCTGTTGCGTAGTGATTCGGGCGTGGCGTGGAAAATATGTTCCAGCTTCTCGAATGCGGCCAGATCGCGCATCAGTTTCAAAATACCGGGAATGTCGGCGGGGCGGGCGGGGCGAAGGGTATACCCTTTGATAAATTCGCTCATGCTTTTGCAATGGTTTGGCGTTATGCTTGATTGCAGACAAGACGGCGTATCCGTCTTAGAACAGGCATTATGGGCCATTTGCATGGCCCTGCCCAATTTGCAGGAGCATGTATGACGTGGACTACTCAACGCAGCGCGCTGCTGGCAGGAGCCCTGGGTCTGGCCGCGACGGCGGCCTATGTCGTGGTCGCGCAGGCCCAGGAGGCCAGCGCATCGGGCGAGGTACGGCGTGTAGATGCAGCCGCCGGCAAGATTACCCTGAAGCACGGCGCGATCGATCTGTTGCAACTACCGGCCATGACGCTGGTCTACAAAATTGATCCGGCCTTGCTGGCCGGCATCAATCCGGGCGATAAGGTCAAGTTCACGGCGCAGCGCGATGGCGGCGACTATGTCGTGACCAAGATCGAAAAGTCTTGATTCCGACGGACGAAAAAAGCCCCGACAGGGCTGCGTCGGCGTCTATAGATACCTGTTTTTTATGGAATATCGGCATCTGCATATAACTTGGGATGCAAAAAAATGCCAGTCAGCGCTTAACTGACTGGCATTTCCCCGGAGGGCTTTTAACGGGGTTGAAACCGTGTTTTACAGCACGTATCGCGCCAAATCCTGACTGGCTGCAGTTTCCTGCAACTGGCGGTTGACGTAGTCTGCGTCGATGACCACAGACTGTTCGCCGTGGCTGCCGGCGCTGTAGGACAGTTCTTCCAGCAGTTTTTCCATAACGGTGTACAGGCGGCGCGCGCCGATGTTCTCGGTGCGTTCGTTGACTTCGAAAGCCAGTTCGGCCATGCGCTGGATGCCGTCGGGGCGGAAGTCCAGGTGCACGTCCTCGGTGCTTAGCAGGGCTGTGTACTGTTTGGTCAGGGACGAGTCCGTGGCCGACAGGATCTGCACAAAATCCTGGGCGCTGAGCGATTCCAGCTCCACCCGGATCGGGAAGCGGCCTTGCAGCTCGGGGATCAGGTCCGAGGGGCGCGACAGGTGGAAAGCTCCCGAGGCGATGAACAGGATATGATCGGTGCGCACCACGCCGTATTTGGTCGTGACGGTCGTGCCTTCGACCAGCGGCAGCAGATCGCGCTGTACGCCCTGGCGGGATACGTCGCCGCTGCCGCCCTGGTTTTCGCTGCGGGCGGTGATCTTGTCGATCTCATCCAGGAACACAATGCCGTTTTGTTCGGCATTGGCCACCGCGGCGGCCCGCAGTTCGTCTTCGTTGACCCGGCGCGCGGCTTCTTCTTCAGTCAGCTGTTTAAACGCTTCCTTGACGGTCAGCTTGCGTGCTTTGGTTTTTTCCTGGCCCAGGCCGGAGAACATGCTGCGCAATTGCTCGGTCATCTCTTCCATGCCGGGGGGGGCCATAATTTCCATGCGGGGCATGGCCTGGGCCATTTCGATTTCGATCTCGGTATCGTCCAGACGGCCTTCACGCAAACGCTTGCGAAACACCTGGCGGGCCGAATTGTCCTCGCGCTGGGGCAGGCCGTGGGCATCGCGCGAGGGCGGCACCAGCACATCCAGAATGCGGTCTTCGGCGGCTTCCTCGGCTTGGGTGCGGACGCGGCGCATTTCTGTTTCGCGGGTTTGCTTGACCGAGATGTCCACCAGGTCGCGAATAATGGTTTCTACGTCCCGGCCTACATAGCCCACTTCGGTGAACTTGGTGGCTTCGACCTTGATGAAGGGCGCATTGGCCAGCTTGGCCAGGCGACGTGCGATTTCGGTCTTGCCCACGCCGGTGGGCCCGATCATCAGGATGTTTTTGGGCACGATCTCGCTGCGCAGGGGCTCGGCCACCTGCTGGCGACGCCAGCGGTTGCGCAGCGCCACGGCCACGGAGCGCTTGGCCTTGCCCTGGCCCACGATGTGTTTGTCCAGTTCGGAGACGATCTCTCCGGGAGTCATATTAGTGGTAGACATGGTGCGTTATCCGGCGGTCAGAGTGTTTCGACGATGTGGTTCTGGTTGGTGTAGATGCACAGGTCGCCCGCGATTTCCAGGGATTTCTTGACGATCTGGGCCGGCTCCATATCGGTATTTTGCAGCAGCGCCAGAGCAGCCGACTGGGCATAGGCACCTCCCGAACCGATGGCGGCCAAGCCGTGCTCGGGTTCGAGCACATCGCCGTTGCCGGTCAGCACCAGCGTGTGTTCTTTGTCGGCGACCAGCAGCATGGCTTCCAGACGGCGCAGCACACGGTCCGTGCGCCAGTCGCGTGTCAGTTCGACGGCGGCGCGCAGCAGATTGCCCTGGTGTTTTTCCAGTTTGGCCTCGAAGCGTTCCTGCAGGGTGAAGGCGTCGGCCGTAGCCCCGGCAAAACCGGCCAGGATGCTGTCGTTGTAGAGTCGGCGGATTTTCCGGGCCGTGCCCTTGATGACGATATTGCCCAGGGTGACCTGGCCATCGCCGCCGATGGCGACTTGGTCGCCGCGGCGCACGCAGACAATGGTAGTGGCGTGAAATTGTTCCATGAGTTCCTTCCTTTAAGTGTCCCATCTGGGGGTGAGGGCGGCAATTTCAAGCCTGATTGTGTATCGTGGCGGGGTGGCCCTGTAGGCGTTCGTTGTTCGCGCGATGGTGCTGATTGCTGTCGCAGGGCGGTCGATCAACGTAAAAAACCCCTCGCCGGAATGAACCGTCGAGGGGTTTGCACCAGTCAGGCCAGGCCTTGGGCGGTCAGTCGCCGAACATTTTCTGGCGCTTTTCACGGCGTTCCTGGGCTTCCAGGGACAGTGTGGCGGTAGGGCGGGCCAACAGGCGTGGAATGCCGATGGGTTCGCCCGTTTCCTCACACCAGCCGTATTCGCCGGAATCGATCAGGGCGATGGACTGCTGCACCTTCTTGAGCAACTTGCGCTCACGGTCGCGGGTGCGCAGCTCCAGTGCGTGTTCTTCTTCGATGGTGGCGCGGTCGGCGGGGTCAGGAACAAACTGGGTTTCCCGCAGGTTTTCCGTAGTGGCACCGGCGTTGGCCAGAATATCCTGTTCCAGCTGGCGCAGGCGGTGCTTGAAGAACTCCAGCTGTGCGGCGTTCATGTAATCCGACTCAGGCATCGCCAAAAGCTCCTGCTCGGTCAGCAGGGTTGTAGAACTGTCATGTGACTTCGTTGCCATGATGCTTACCTCTTGTTGACGTCTGGGAGCCTGTAACTCTCGTCACGCGCAATCGCTCCGCATTTACTGAATGAGAAATAACTTCAGACCAGGCAATTCTCCAGGCCTTGGGTGAAGATATCCTGCGGCAGCTTGCGGCCAATAAAGACCATTTTGTTGCCTTTCTTTTCTTTGGCCAGCCAGGCGGTGCCCGGCTCGGCGCTCATCATCATGTGCACGCCTTGGAACAGCATGCGCCGGTTGATGCCCTTCAGGTACAAAATGCCCTTGTAGCGCATCAGGTCAGGACCGAAGACCTGAACGATGCCCGACAGGAAGTCTTCCAGGCGCTCGGGATCGAAGGGGCGATCCGAGCGAAAGACAAAGGCCCCGATTTCATCGTTGTGGGCCGCATGTTCGTGGTGATGATGGTGTCCGCAGCCTGGGCCGCAGTCGCCGTCATCGTGATGGTGATCATGGCTGTGTGCATGATCGTTGGCGGCATCCGGGTGCTCGGCCGCCAGAAAATCCGGGTCTATGTCCAGGATGGAGTTCAAGTTAAAGCCGCTGATGTCCAGCAGCGCCTTGATGTCGGTTTCGCCGAAATTGACAGGCGTGATGGTTGCACGCGGGTTAATGCGTACCAGGCGGGCGCGCAGCGCCTCGTAGTCAGCGTCGTTGACCAGGTCTTTCTTGGAGATCAGCAGCCGGTCTGCAAAACCTACCTGTTTCTGCGCCTCTTCTTGACGATCCAGCGTGGCCATGCCGTGTTTGGCATCTACGATGGTGACTACGGCATCGAGCCGGTAATATTCGGCGATATCGTCGTCCATGAAGAAAGTCTGACAGACGGGGCCAGGGTTGGCCATGCCAGTCGTTTCGATGATGACGCGTTCGAAATTCAGTTCGCCAGCTTGGCGGCGCACACGCAGATCGTTCAGGGTGCGCATCAGGTCGCCACGCACGGTGCAGCAGACGCAGCCATTGCTCAGTTCGACGATTTCTTCTTCGGTGTCTTGCACCAACAGATCGTTGTCGATGCCTTCGGGTCCGAATTCGTTTTCGATGACGGCAATGCGCCGGCCATGGTATTCGGACAGGATGCGCTTGAGCAGCGTAGTCTTACCTGCGCCCAGAAATCCGGTCAGTACAGTGACCGGAACCATTTTCTTCAGATCTAATGCGGCGTTCATAACAGGCCTCGCAAAGGCGAAAGCAAAAGTACAGGGCACGATGTCATCGCGACGTCCTGTGCTGCTTGGTTCCGCTCAAAAACAACGTGCGATTACATCACAGCCGTGCCCGTTCGGCAAACGCGGCGCTCAGGACAGCGCAGCAGTTTGCCAATAGATCGGGAAATATATACCGATTGGGGTCAAAACACCACGTTTCAGGCCTGGGATAAGGGTTTTCGAGCGTTGGTATCGTGGGCGCAGCGCTGGCACAGCGCACGCAATTCTGTTTCGTGGCCGGACAGGGCAAAACCCGCTTCGCGCACGCAATCGGCCAGCTTCTGGCTAAGCGCAGGCGCACACAGCTCCACGACGGTGCCACATTGGATGCAGACAATGAGCAGATCGTGCGGATGACCGCCGGCGTCCACACAGGCCGTCCAGGCGTTGACGGCGTCCAGGCGGTGGATCAAGCCCTCTTCGGTCAGAAAGTCCAGAGCCCGGTAGACGGTGGGCGGCTTGGCGCCGGGCTGAAATTCACGCACCCGGTCCAGCAGTTCATATGCCTTCAGGCTGCGCTGGGCCTGGATCAGGATCTCCAGCACCTGTCGGCGTATCGAGGTCAAGCGTTTGCCGCGTTGCAGGCATAGCTGCTCGGCAGTCGCAAGCTGGTGTTCGATGGCGTGGGGCGTAAGGATATGCACAGGCATGGGCGCTTGTTCGGATTAATTGTTATGTTATAACATCGTGGCGAGAATATAATTCCAGCCTTTCGGCGCATTATCCCTGTTTCATGTCTTGTCCTCAATTTTCCTCTGTTTCGCGCCGTCCGGTACCGCGCCGCTCTCTATTGTTGGCTTCCGCTGGCCAGCGTCTGCTGGCCGCTTTGTGTCTGGTGGCGGCCCTGTGGGCCTTGAGCTCCTGGGCCCTGGGGTGGTGGTAAGGCTATGTCCTCTACCTTGATCGAATTGGATCATGTCGCCCTGGGCTGGAAAGACAAAGTGGCCTTACGCGATATCAGTGGTCGCTTCAATCGTGGTTCGTTGACGGCTGTGGTCGGGCCGAACGGTGCAGGTAAGTCCACGCTGCTCAAAGGCCTGACCGGTCAGATCAATCCCCTCAAAGGTCGGATTGTGCTGGCCCCGTCTTTGGCCGACGAGCTGGCTTTGTTGCCGCAGATGGGGGATCTGGACAAGAGTTTTCCGATTACGGTCTACGACCTGGTGGCGATGGGGGCCTGGAAGCGCGTGGGCGCGCTGGGGGGCTTTTCCGGGCAGGAACGCGAACGCATCAGCGACGCACTGGAGCAGGTCGGGTTGGCCGACTTTGCGCGTCGCTCAATTGGCACCTTGTCAGGCGGCCAACTGCAGCGTGCCTTGTTTGCCCGCATGATCATGCATGATGCCCAGGTGCTGCTGCTGGACGAACCGTTTGCGGCAGTGGACAAGGCCACGTCCGACGAATTGATGGCCCTGATCTGTCGCTGGCACGAGCAAGGCCGTACCGTAATTGCAGTGCTGCACGATCTGGATATGGTTCGGGCGTTTTTTCCGCAGGCCGTTTTGCTGGCCGGACAGGTCGTGGCCTGGGGCGCGACGGCCTCTGTGCTGACAGCCGAGCATCTGCATCTGGCCCGACATTTGTGCGCCGGAGACTATTTATGAGCGCGTTGTGGGAATTTCTATGGGGCCCTTTTGCCGAGTTTGGCTTTATGCAGCGCGCCCTGGCCGGTTCATTCGCCTTGGCGGCTGCCGCCGGGCCTTTAGGGGTATTTTTGGTATTACGCCGTATGAGCCTGATGGGCGATGCGATGGCGCATGCCATTTTGCCGGGTGTGGCCGTCGGGTTTCTGACGGCAGGCTTGTCGCTGGGCGCGATGGCGCTGGGCGGCATGATTACCGGCATTGTCGTGGCCTTGCTGGCCGGCCTGGTGGCACGGTTGACGCCGCAGCGCGAGGATGCCAGTTTTGCGGCCTTTTATCTAGTGTCTCTGGGCCTGGGCGTGCTGCTGGTGTCGCTGCGCGGCTCCAATATGGACTTGATTCATGTGTTGTTTGGCACGGTGCTGGGCTTGGATGATGCCTCGTTGTTGCTGGTGACAGGCAGCAGTTCTGTGGCGTTGATTTTACTGGCCCTGATCTTTCGGCCTTTGGTGCTGGAATGCCTGGACCCGATTTTCCTGCGTACTCAGGGCGGGCGGGGGTCGTTGGCGCATATGGTGTTTCTGTTCATGCTGGTCATCACCTTGGTGTCGGGCTTTCAGGTGTTGGGCACGTTGATGGTGGTGGGCATCATGATGTTACCGGCGGCGTCGGCGCGTTTCTGGGTGTATTCGGTGGGTCGGCAAATGACAGTGGCCGCCGCGCTGGGCATGGTCAGCTCCTATCTGGGCCTGTTGTTTTCCTATTACTACAACGTGCCGGCATCGCCCGCCATCATTTTGGCGGCCGGGCTGTTCTATTTTCTGTCTGTCAGTGTCGGGCCGCATGGTGGCTTGGTACGCGCCTGGGTTGCGTTCCGTGCGCGACGGCGGCGCATGGCGTCTTTTCTGGAGCATGAAGCATGAGCGTTCGAGTTTTCAAGCGGTCCGGTGCTGTGTTGTCGCTAAGTCTGCTAGCGTGGGCTCTGCCGGTGCAGGCCGAGCCTTTGCGGGTTGTCAGCAGTTTTTCGATCTTGCACGATATGGTGCGCGAGATCGGCGGCGACAAGGTGGCGGCCAGCGTCATTGTGCCTGCCAATGGCGATGCGCATTCTTTTGAGCCGCGTCCCAGCGATGCCAAGACATTGGCCTCCGCTCAGTTGCTGGTCATCAACGGCCTGGATTTTGAGGCCTGGTTACCGCGCCTGCAGCAGTCGGCAGGTTACAGGGGGCCACAAGTGGTGGCTGCCCAGGGCGTCGACGCGCTAGCTTTTGCTGGGCAAGATGAACATGTCGAGCACGGGCATGGTGATTCGCATGACCACGGGCATAGCCATGATCATGGGCACGATCACGATCACGGGCACGAGTCTGCGAAGCAGGTTGTTGGCGAACCGGCGCACGAACACAGCCACGGCAGTCAAGATCCGCATGCATGGCAAAGCCCGACCCAGGCGCAGGTGTATATACGCAATATCAGTCAGGGGCTGGCAGCCGCCGATCCGGCCAATGCAGACTATTACCGCACGCGGGCGCAGGAATATGCCCAGCGCGTGCAGCAGCTAGACCAAAGCGTCAAAGCGCGCTTGCAGGCGATTCCCGTAGAGCAGCGCAAGGTAATTACGTCGCACGATGCCTTCGCTTATTTGGGTAAAGCCTACGATATCAGCTTCATCGCCCTGATGGGTGTATCCAGCCAGGCAGAACCTTCCGCGCGCGATATTGCCAAGGTCATTGAGCAGGCACGCCGTGAAAATATTCACGCTATTTTCGTGGAAAACACCGTCAATCCGCGCCTGGTCGAACAGGTCGCCCGCGAAACCGGAGCCAAAGTGGGCGGCACTTTGTATTCCGACGCTTTGGGTAAACCGGGATCGGGGGCCGATACGTACCTGGGCATGATGAAGTGGAATACGGATAAGCTAATCGAGGCCTTGCAGCCATGACTGGTGACCCAATGTACCTGGGCCGGTCGGTGGGCTTGCCCAGATCGGGGCGAATGACAGTCAGTCGGCGCAGCGAATTTGAGAGAGCGGCTGCAACGAGATAGCGTAGGCACAGAAACAGTCCTTCCCGTGCGACTGGACGTTCTGGCGACATCCTTGGGGTCAGAAAACAAAGAAAGCCTGCCGCAAGACTGCTTCGGCGAATAAGAAGGGATGGACAAAAGGTGTGGCGGTGTGTCGGCTATTCTGTGTCTTGATGGTCATTATGGAATGACCCTCTTGTACAAGGAATAGCTACTGACGCGCCAGCGTGTGCCTGTTTGCGTATCGTAGTAGCCGCCTTGCGCGGAGGAGCCTTCGTCTTCTTGTTTCCAGGTGCGTCCGCCGTCCAGGCTTAGGGCGGTCAGGTCTCGTGGCCGCAGGCCTGATTCGTCCACGCCATCGAACAATAGCGCCTGGCTGGGCGTGGTATACAGCGCATAACCGGTCACGCTCTTGTCAAAGGTCTGCAGCACATCGACCCCGTTGGTGCGTTGAATCGAGACTTGGCTCAGTCGCGGTGCGGCGTCCGGGCCGGCCAGGTAAGAGGGCAATCCTGTTTGGCTAAGGATATAGAGACGGTTTGAACCGTCGTCCGCCATGTCGGTCACGGTTTGCTCGGGTAAACGCAAGGCGAGTTTGGGGGTGTTTTCCCCCCAGCGCAGAACATGGATTTGGCTGTGGTAGCCGGTATCATCGCGCACCAGAAAGGCAAGGCGTAATGTGCCATCCTTGCCCAGGGCGACCAAGTCAAATTGCTTGCGTTTGTGGTTGGGGTCCCGTGCCTGTTCAGGGACGGAGAGCTCCGTCCAGTTCGTGCCGCCATCGGTCGTGCGCCAGATTCGGGGTCCCCAGCCGATCAGGTACCCGCGTTGCGGGTCCAGGAAGCGTAAAAAGGTAATGTTTTGGTGCTCAGGCCATTCCAGTTGCTGCCAGTCTTGGCCTTGATTGGTGGATTTGAACAGTTTGGTGATTTGAGGGGCATAGCGCACCCCTGGTTTGACGTTGTGGCGATTGGTCCAGCCTGTAGCCAAGTAGGCGGTACTCCAATCGGGGGCCAGCCACCAGTCGGCTTTTTGGGCACGTTCTTCGAATGTCCGCAAAGGATTGTCGAGTGTTCCGGCCAGAATACGTACAGAGCGACGGTTAGCGGACTCTTTGACGTCGCTCATCCATGCCTCTGTGGGCTCGGCAACATCGGGCCTGCTGCGCTCTTCTATCGGTTTAAACGTGACGATAGGCTCGGTGAGCTTCATAGAAATGACCCGGTCTCCTCGGATACGGAAGTCCCCGGGTCCATAGGGTTTATCTTCTTTCATGAATGTTGAACTGACTTTGGTCCACATAGGCTCTCCGTGCATCATGCCGACCAGTACCGCCAAGGCCGCCAGCAGATAGATGGTGTTTTTTTTACTGAGTGTAGGCATGGGTGTTTAGAACCGTAGGTGGCGGGTCAGTGACTCCAGCGTTGCGTCAATCGCATGACCCATAGCGTCTTTGGTGGTGGATTTGTTCTTTGGATCGAGTCATCCATTACTGAATCATCCGCTTGTAGAGGGAATAGCTACTGACGCGCCAGCGTGTGCCTGTTTGCGTATCGTAGTAGCCGCCTTGCGCGGAGGAGCCTTCGTCTTCTTGTTTCCAGGTGCGTCCGCCGTCCAGGCTTAGGGCGGTCAGGTCTCGTGGCCGCAGGCCTGATTCGTCCACGCCATCGAACAATAGCGCCTGGCTGGGCGTGGTATACAGCGCATAACCGGTCACGCTCTTGTCAAAGGTCTGCAGCACATCGACCCCGTTGGTGCGTTGAATCGAGACTTGGCTCAGTCGCGGTGCGGCGTCCGGGCCGGCCAGGTAAGAGGGCAATCCTGTTTGGCTAAGGATATAGAGGCGGTTTGAACCGTCGTCCGCCATATCAGTCACGGTTTGCTCGGGTAAGCGCAAGGCGAGTTTGGGGGTGTTTTCCCCCCAGCGCAGGACATGGATTTGGCTGTGGTAGCCGGTATCATCGCGCACCAGAAAGGCAAGGCGTAATGTGCCATCCTTGCCCAGGGCGACCAGATCGAACTCGGCACGCTCGTCTTGTGGATCACGTGCTTGCTCGGGAACGGGGATCTCTGTCCAGTTCGCGCCGCCATCGGTCGTACGCCAGATTCGGGGTCCCCAGCCGATCAGGTACCCGCGTTGCGGGTCCAGGAAGCGTAAAAAGGTAATGTCCTGGTGTTCAGGCCATTCCAGTTGTTGCCAGTCTTGGCCTTGATTGGTGGATTTGAATAGTTTGGTTAATTGCGGCGTATTGCGTTCGCTGGGCTTGGGCTCATCGTGGTAGTCCATCCAGCCTGTGGCTAAGTAAGCGGTACTCCAATCGGGTGCCAGCCACCAGTCGGCTTTTTGGGCACGTTCTTCGAATGTCCGCAAAGGATTGTCGAGCGCTCCGGCCAGAATACGTACAGAGCGACGGTTAGCGGACTCTTTGACGTCGCTCATCCATGCCTCTGTGGGCTCGGCAACATCGGGCCTGCTGCGCTCTTCCATCGGTTTAAACGTGACGATAGGCTCGGTGAGCTTCATAGAAATGACCCGGTCTCCTCGGATACGGAAGTCCCCGGGTCCATAGGGTTTATCTTCTTTGATGAATGTTGAACTGACTTTGGTCCACATAGGTTCTCCGTGCATCATGCCGATCAGTACAGCCAAGGCCGCCAGCAGATAGATGGTGTTTTTTTTACTGAGTGTAGGCATGGGTGTTTAGAACCGTAGGTGGCGGGTCAGTGACTCCAGCGTTGCGTCAATCGCATTGCCCATAGCGTCTTTGGTGGCATCGTATGCGTCGCCTAGCGAGTGCAGTGCGCTGTTTCCCCAGTCTTTAGCGACTTCAACGGTGGAGTCGATTGCTTGTGACCGGGTTTCCCTGTCCAGCCATTCCTCGATATTGGGCTGGCCGCCAATTTTAAGTAAATCGCTTAGTGGTAAATCGGCCAGTCCTGCGTCAAGGTAGGCTGGGACGTGGGTCTGGAAGGCGAAGCTCTTGAAGGTTTGTGGGGTCACTTCCAGTTCATATTGGGGGACTGTCATATTGACTGTGCGGTTTGGATAGCGGCGGCAGATAACTGTTATTTCGTCTCCATCCATATTGTCTTCAAGTCCTTTTTCTATGTTTTTTTGGAGCTTGTAGCGTGCGTTATCCAGCCACGTCTGACCCGCCGAACTTAGACGGGGTCTAAGCCTTTTCCCGTATGTTGAACAATAGTAATAGCCATAGCTGACGTAATAGTCCGGCGGCTGATGGCCGCAGCCGATGTGTCGGACCATGAAGTTGGCGTGGCGCGACCAGTTATCGTCGCTGTTGTTGGCGGCAATAAGCTGGTCTCTTTTTAAGAGCAGTCTTCTTGCCACGATCAGGTCGTCCCAGGGATTCCATTCGGTTGACCAGGCTTTGAAGACCTCCCACGTTGAGACTCCTGATTTGGCGACGTATTCTTCATGCAGCGGCCGGTAGTAGAACTCGCACTTGCCTAGGAGAGCATTCGCCGCAGGGGTGACGTCCTTGTTACATTGTTTGGCGTAGACCGGCGCGGGAGCGGGGCTTGAAAGAGGTAGATGAGTAGCCCGGGCTTCGCCCAGGATGGGAGCATCTGTATTCATCGTTGTTAATCCTCCATCAATTGAATGATCAGATCATCTGGCGCATCACTGATCGATAAGTCGGTTTCCCCGGCCTCGTTGGTTCGCCCTTCCATCAACGATTCGCCTTGTGGATTGGTGATTCGATACCGGGTATTGGCAATTGGTATGTCTGTGCCTGCCCAGGTCGCGACGAATCTTCTGTGGTACTGGCCGGTCTTGGGCGTTTTGGGCATTCTGGGCACCTGGGCTTGATCGCTCGACGGCCCGCCCCATTGATGAGCGGCGGACAAGAGTTGAATGTCCTTTTGAGTACCCACGGTGACGCCGTCGCCGATCTTGATATAGCTGCCATCGGCCGCGACCAACCGGATGACCGGCGCGGTGATCAACACTTCGTTTTCGTTGCTGGTCAGGGTCATGCCTTTTTGCGCATTGGCGGTCAGTGCGTCGTCCTGGGCTTGCAGCAGCACTGGACCTTCACCGGCCACCGCCTGCACCCCTGTGCCGCGTGCAAACAGCTGTATCCCCTGTCCCGCCGTGACATTGAAGCGCTGACCGCTCATCAATTGCAGGTGCTGCTGCGCCACCTGGTCGATGTTCTCGCCGGCAAAGGTCAGATGCGTTTTGGGTGTCAGGCTGATGGTTCCGGCCTGTGCGCCCAGGGTTAGCAGCGCTTGGGCGTCGGCCCTCGCATCGCTTGATGAT encodes:
- a CDS encoding metal ABC transporter ATP-binding protein, which translates into the protein MSSTLIELDHVALGWKDKVALRDISGRFNRGSLTAVVGPNGAGKSTLLKGLTGQINPLKGRIVLAPSLADELALLPQMGDLDKSFPITVYDLVAMGAWKRVGALGGFSGQERERISDALEQVGLADFARRSIGTLSGGQLQRALFARMIMHDAQVLLLDEPFAAVDKATSDELMALICRWHEQGRTVIAVLHDLDMVRAFFPQAVLLAGQVVAWGATASVLTAEHLHLARHLCAGDYL
- a CDS encoding metal ABC transporter permease, encoding MSALWEFLWGPFAEFGFMQRALAGSFALAAAAGPLGVFLVLRRMSLMGDAMAHAILPGVAVGFLTAGLSLGAMALGGMITGIVVALLAGLVARLTPQREDASFAAFYLVSLGLGVLLVSLRGSNMDLIHVLFGTVLGLDDASLLLVTGSSSVALILLALIFRPLVLECLDPIFLRTQGGRGSLAHMVFLFMLVITLVSGFQVLGTLMVVGIMMLPAASARFWVYSVGRQMTVAAALGMVSSYLGLLFSYYYNVPASPAIILAAGLFYFLSVSVGPHGGLVRAWVAFRARRRRMASFLEHEA
- a CDS encoding WD40/YVTN/BNR-like repeat-containing protein — encoded protein: MPTLSKKNTIYLLAALAVLIGMMHGEPMWTKVSSTFIKEDKPYGPGDFRIRGDRVISMKLTEPIVTFKPMEERSRPDVAEPTEAWMSDVKESANRRSVRILAGALDNPLRTFEERAQKADWWLAPDWSTAYLATGWMDYHDEPKPSERNTPQLTKLFKSTNQGQDWQQLEWPEHQDITFLRFLDPQRGYLIGWGPRIWRTTDGGANWTEIPVPEQARDPQDERAEFDLVALGKDGTLRLAFLVRDDTGYHSQIHVLRWGENTPKLALRLPEQTVTDMADDGSNRLYILSQTGLPSYLAGPDAAPRLSQVSIQRTNGVDVLQTFDKSVTGYALYTTPSQALLFDGVDESGLRPRDLTALSLDGGRTWKQEDEGSSAQGGYYDTQTGTRWRVSSYSLYKRMIQ
- a CDS encoding WD40/YVTN/BNR-like repeat-containing protein — translated: MPTLSKKNTIYLLAALAVLVGMMHGEPMWTKVSSTFMKEDKPYGPGDFRIRGDRVISMKLTEPIVTFKPIEERSRPDVAEPTEAWMSDVKESANRRSVRILAGTLDNPLRTFEERAQKADWWLAPDWSTAYLATGWTNRHNVKPGVRYAPQITKLFKSTNQGQDWQQLEWPEHQNITFLRFLDPQRGYLIGWGPRIWRTTDGGTNWTELSVPEQARDPNHKRKQFDLVALGKDGTLRLAFLVRDDTGYHSQIHVLRWGENTPKLALRLPEQTVTDMADDGSNRLYILSQTGLPSYLAGPDAAPRLSQVSIQRTNGVDVLQTFDKSVTGYALYTTPSQALLFDGVDESGLRPRDLTALSLDGGRTWKQEDEGSSAQGGYYDTQTGTRWRVSSYSLYKRVIP
- a CDS encoding metal ABC transporter substrate-binding protein; the encoded protein is MSVRVFKRSGAVLSLSLLAWALPVQAEPLRVVSSFSILHDMVREIGGDKVAASVIVPANGDAHSFEPRPSDAKTLASAQLLVINGLDFEAWLPRLQQSAGYRGPQVVAAQGVDALAFAGQDEHVEHGHGDSHDHGHSHDHGHDHDHGHESAKQVVGEPAHEHSHGSQDPHAWQSPTQAQVYIRNISQGLAAADPANADYYRTRAQEYAQRVQQLDQSVKARLQAIPVEQRKVITSHDAFAYLGKAYDISFIALMGVSSQAEPSARDIAKVIEQARRENIHAIFVENTVNPRLVEQVARETGAKVGGTLYSDALGKPGSGADTYLGMMKWNTDKLIEALQP